A window from Vanessa atalanta chromosome 18, ilVanAtal1.2, whole genome shotgun sequence encodes these proteins:
- the LOC125070798 gene encoding molybdopterin synthase sulfur carrier subunit produces MEIENGVQVKLLFFARSKELAGTRETTISLPRKIGYEQLLNLIAVNYNLETIKNNILLAKNEEVCSESIDIEIRESDKIAVIPPLSGG; encoded by the coding sequence ATGGAAATTGAGAATGGAGtgcaagtaaaattattattttttgctcgTTCCAAAGAATTGGCCGGTACGAGAGAAACAACAATAAGTTTACCAAGAAAAATAGGTTATgagcaattattaaatttaattgcagtGAACTATAATTTGGAgacgataaaaaataacatacttttGGCAAAAAATGAAGAAGTTTGCTCTGAAAGTATAGATATAGAAATAAGAGAAAGTGATAAAATTGCTGTTATCCCACCGTTGAGTGGgggttaa